In one window of Leptospira sp. GIMC2001 DNA:
- a CDS encoding sensor domain-containing protein: MDIRKFNIDSVLSDAIKNITEKSGDNQNFVIFDSIGTILWSGDDFNQIIDYESSELTSYNINEFVHDEDISNTKIAFEHINAKNLITNFENRIRSKNGKYLWFSWAIISTPNEKKVVGIYQNITIQKEIEKEFFHQQVKYKNVFENLPMGIAITDSSGHILETNETARQIFEIPAGKKLKRSLNHRRWPVVSPNGSTILPRNFTLLQALKKKESLKGLEFGLQRESDTVWLEVMATPIPIEGYGLAVGFRDISERKNAEDRISYMAYYDELTGLPRKKFFIEKVEVMLDEALRHDNKVGVIALDIDNFKYLNESFGHNFGDLFLKAVADIIKGSIRNFDLVSREGGDEYMIALPDLDNEADAAIVCESIQSALAKPIQIEKYSAFTSVSMGIAIFPQDGTDPESLLKNADNALHQVKKVGKNTYGYFTQSLQILVKERLEIENNLRLAITLRQFELYYQPKFRIVDGSYCGMEALIRWRHPERGMVSPNDFIPIAEETGLIVPIGEWVMEESIHQFSEIKNLVSRDFQVSLNLSTKQFKHESLLSNLEKYMNINQIAARNLEIEITESALMENVTQAIEILDKVRALGISITIDDFGSGYSSLGYLKKLPVQTVKIDKSFIQDLETNEDSKAIVRAVTSLGHNLGLKVVAEGAETSEQCSLLSDMDVDIIQGFYYAKPMPFDEVMKFLKSHKSD; the protein is encoded by the coding sequence ATGGATATTAGGAAGTTCAATATAGATTCTGTACTAAGTGATGCAATTAAGAATATCACTGAAAAAAGCGGTGATAATCAGAACTTCGTCATATTCGATTCAATCGGAACTATTTTATGGTCCGGAGACGATTTTAATCAGATTATTGACTACGAATCAAGCGAACTGACTTCCTATAACATAAATGAATTTGTTCACGATGAGGATATATCTAATACAAAAATTGCTTTCGAACATATAAATGCTAAGAATCTGATTACAAATTTTGAGAATCGGATTCGATCTAAGAATGGAAAATATTTATGGTTTTCCTGGGCGATCATTTCAACTCCCAATGAAAAAAAAGTCGTAGGTATTTATCAAAATATCACAATCCAAAAAGAAATTGAAAAAGAGTTTTTCCATCAACAAGTAAAATACAAAAACGTATTCGAGAATCTTCCCATGGGCATCGCGATTACAGATAGCTCGGGACATATATTAGAAACCAATGAAACGGCTAGACAGATATTCGAAATTCCTGCAGGAAAAAAATTAAAAAGATCTTTGAATCATAGAAGATGGCCTGTTGTATCACCTAACGGGTCAACAATATTACCTAGAAATTTTACATTATTACAAGCTTTGAAGAAAAAAGAAAGTCTTAAAGGATTGGAATTTGGACTTCAAAGAGAATCAGATACAGTTTGGTTAGAAGTAATGGCAACTCCAATTCCGATAGAAGGCTATGGACTTGCTGTCGGCTTTCGTGATATCTCGGAGAGAAAAAATGCCGAAGATCGGATATCTTATATGGCATATTATGATGAACTAACAGGACTTCCTAGAAAAAAATTCTTTATAGAAAAAGTAGAAGTAATGTTAGATGAAGCTCTTCGACATGACAATAAAGTTGGAGTTATTGCATTAGATATAGATAATTTCAAATATTTGAATGAGTCTTTTGGGCATAATTTCGGTGATTTATTTCTTAAAGCTGTTGCAGATATAATCAAGGGTTCCATACGCAATTTTGATCTAGTCTCTCGAGAAGGTGGCGATGAGTATATGATTGCTCTTCCTGATCTTGATAATGAAGCGGATGCAGCGATCGTTTGTGAGTCTATTCAATCAGCTCTAGCCAAACCAATTCAAATCGAAAAATATTCTGCATTTACAAGCGTTAGTATGGGAATCGCAATTTTTCCTCAAGATGGAACAGATCCTGAGTCTTTATTGAAAAATGCCGATAACGCGCTTCACCAAGTTAAAAAAGTAGGTAAAAATACCTACGGATATTTTACTCAATCCCTTCAGATACTTGTTAAAGAAAGATTGGAAATTGAAAACAATCTCAGGCTAGCGATCACTCTGAGACAGTTTGAACTGTATTATCAGCCAAAATTTCGAATAGTGGACGGATCTTATTGTGGAATGGAAGCTTTGATTCGATGGAGACACCCGGAAAGGGGAATGGTCTCACCGAATGATTTTATTCCGATCGCTGAGGAGACCGGACTTATCGTACCAATCGGCGAGTGGGTGATGGAGGAATCAATTCATCAATTCTCGGAAATAAAAAATTTAGTCAGCCGTGACTTTCAAGTTAGCTTAAATCTTTCAACCAAACAATTCAAGCATGAATCTCTACTTTCCAATCTAGAAAAATATATGAATATCAATCAGATTGCAGCAAGAAATTTGGAGATTGAAATTACAGAAAGTGCTTTGATGGAAAACGTTACCCAAGCAATTGAGATCTTAGATAAAGTTCGTGCATTAGGAATTTCTATTACAATTGATGATTTTGGAAGTGGTTATTCCTCGCTCGGTTATTTGAAAAAATTACCAGTTCAAACTGTAAAAATCGACAAAAGTTTTATTCAGGATTTGGAAACAAATGAAGATAGTAAAGCGATCGTTCGTGCGGTTACAAGTCTCGGTCACAATCTTGGATTGAAGGTGGTCGCAGAAGGAGCAGAAACTTCTGAACAATGCAGTCTGCTCAGCGATATGGATGTGGATATAATTCAGGGTTTCTATTATGCGAAGCCTATGCCTTTTGATGAAGTTATGAAGTTTCTAAAATCGCATAAATCCGATTGA
- a CDS encoding MGMT family protein has protein sequence MAQFYDDVYKIVKQIPVGKVTSYGRVAVMLGKPRAARAVGYALNALKKDSLQDIPWQRVINGQGRISFKGDSIRAKLQKELLLSEGIQFGKDGTVDLKVFVWPQ, from the coding sequence ATGGCTCAGTTCTATGATGATGTTTACAAAATAGTAAAACAAATCCCTGTCGGGAAAGTAACGAGTTATGGCAGAGTCGCAGTCATGCTTGGCAAACCTCGAGCAGCTAGAGCTGTCGGTTACGCTTTGAACGCTCTCAAGAAGGACTCACTCCAAGATATACCTTGGCAACGCGTAATCAATGGCCAAGGACGTATTAGTTTTAAAGGTGATAGCATCCGTGCAAAATTACAAAAAGAACTTTTGCTTTCGGAGGGAATTCAATTTGGAAAGGATGGAACAGTTGATCTAAAAGTATTTGTCTGGCCTCAATAA
- a CDS encoding acyl-CoA dehydrogenase: MLLFNPKSPSWKGFDEDTQSIFNKTIQFFESKGRSQMKAEDHAATWPQDFIDFIGESKFLSKFLTPTQYGNDGCRYDIARNTQMSEILGFYSLSHWYPWQVSILGTGPIWMSKNDKVKKRAADALASGGVSAFGLSEKEHGADLISTDMKLMDNGNGKYTAKGKKFYIGNGNIASILSVFGKVNGGREFVFFTASAKHPKFKLLQNVVFSQKYVAEFELDDYPIENDDILCRGRDAWDAALGTVAFAKFNLGLASTGIATHAFYEAVQHASNRKLYGNVVTDFPHIRQLLSEGYARLCAMRLFCYRAKDYLLTASATDRRYLLWTPMTKMKVTLQGEEVINLIWDVIAARGFEKDLYFESATRDIRMLPKLEGTAHVNMVLVIKFMESFLFGNEKVQNVPSSNNPSQQDFLFNQGSTTKGLETVPFGDWRRAYEGFNEPNVKLFIEQSETFVQMLKDAGPSPDQSKDLDFMLAVGELFTLIAYGSLILEQSKIDSIPSEIIDQIFEFQVKDFGKHALTLSQKNSTTENQVQYCHKLLKKPKIDSVRSEKIHQMFMKEGNSYQMNN; encoded by the coding sequence ATGTTACTTTTCAATCCAAAATCTCCTTCTTGGAAGGGTTTCGACGAAGACACTCAGTCTATCTTTAATAAAACAATTCAGTTCTTCGAATCAAAAGGTCGCAGCCAAATGAAAGCTGAAGATCATGCAGCCACTTGGCCTCAGGATTTTATAGACTTTATTGGAGAGTCCAAATTTTTATCAAAATTTTTAACACCTACACAATATGGCAATGATGGCTGTAGATATGATATCGCAAGAAATACTCAAATGAGTGAAATTCTTGGATTCTATTCATTATCACATTGGTACCCTTGGCAAGTTTCGATTTTAGGAACAGGACCAATCTGGATGAGCAAGAATGATAAGGTCAAAAAGCGAGCGGCCGATGCACTTGCTTCTGGAGGAGTTTCTGCTTTTGGTTTATCCGAGAAAGAGCATGGAGCTGATTTAATAAGTACTGATATGAAACTTATGGACAACGGTAATGGAAAATATACCGCCAAGGGTAAAAAGTTTTATATAGGAAACGGAAATATTGCGTCCATTCTGTCCGTTTTTGGTAAGGTAAATGGAGGTCGTGAATTTGTATTCTTTACCGCTTCGGCGAAGCACCCAAAATTCAAATTATTGCAGAACGTTGTGTTCTCTCAAAAGTATGTCGCAGAATTTGAGTTAGATGATTATCCTATTGAGAATGATGATATCTTATGTCGAGGACGAGATGCGTGGGATGCAGCACTTGGTACAGTTGCGTTCGCTAAATTCAATCTTGGACTCGCATCAACTGGTATTGCAACCCATGCTTTCTATGAAGCCGTTCAACACGCATCCAATCGAAAGCTGTATGGAAATGTTGTAACAGATTTTCCTCATATCCGGCAATTGCTTTCTGAAGGTTATGCAAGACTCTGTGCTATGCGATTATTTTGTTATCGTGCGAAGGACTATCTTCTTACAGCCTCTGCAACAGATCGTAGATATCTTCTCTGGACACCGATGACCAAGATGAAAGTCACACTTCAAGGAGAAGAAGTGATAAATCTTATCTGGGATGTGATTGCAGCTAGAGGTTTTGAGAAAGACTTGTATTTTGAATCGGCAACTCGAGATATTCGTATGTTGCCTAAGCTTGAAGGAACTGCACATGTAAATATGGTATTGGTCATTAAATTTATGGAATCTTTTCTCTTCGGCAATGAGAAAGTACAAAATGTTCCATCTTCCAATAATCCATCTCAGCAAGATTTTCTTTTCAATCAAGGATCCACTACCAAGGGATTAGAAACTGTTCCTTTTGGTGACTGGCGAAGAGCATACGAAGGATTCAATGAGCCAAATGTAAAATTATTTATTGAGCAATCCGAAACTTTTGTTCAAATGCTAAAAGATGCAGGCCCAAGTCCGGATCAATCCAAAGATTTAGACTTCATGCTAGCTGTGGGAGAACTATTCACATTGATTGCATATGGTAGCTTAATTTTGGAACAATCTAAAATTGATTCAATACCTTCAGAAATTATTGATCAAATCTTTGAATTCCAAGTAAAAGATTTTGGCAAGCATGCTCTTACTTTAAGTCAAAAAAATTCTACAACGGAGAATCAAGTTCAATATTGTCATAAACTTTTAAAGAAACCAAAAATAGATTCAGTTCGATCAGAAAAAATTCACCAAATGTTTATGAAAGAAGGCAATTCATACCAGATGAATAATTAA
- the pheT gene encoding phenylalanine--tRNA ligase subunit beta, with protein sequence MKLSLDWIKEFVDLEDLSLEEIIVKINASICETEEAVEFLPHLESIVPVRIEEIADHPQADKLRILQVSDSKSKIQIVTAATNVSLGDVVPLALPGTLLGDKKIIASELRGVMSSGMLCSAKELGISDDDSGVLILNSGTNASVDSSSSKSSDIAQKNASQKFELGKSIREQLGFQDIIIDIDNKSITHRPDLWSHFGFAREIAAQYGRPLKFNPLAWNGELDKSVLQDENDRIAVNKSDTAHAYFAVPIGKVKIQASITKFRSRLIKCGIKSISNVVDVSNYLMLECGQPTHFFDRAKLSDRAIDVSFAKENEKFLLLDESEPVLTPDVLLIRSGGNPVAIAGVMGGMESAVFESTEGLVLESAVFKREDVRRSIKKTGIRSDAAVRYEKGLDSFTCLPVINRAIQLLRENGNPDLVVGIPQGFNNTEEKKVIINTDIGFLRRKLGKDIETNAVLDILHRLGFEVEILKDEKISVVVPRYRHNYDVTLPEDLVEEIGRTIGYANIATVPLALNLETPIPNPIRDLEKRLKTIFALNLAFHEVFNYSFASLEDANFEIDNQTHGESANQAYENKHIVMLANEMPAEQSVLRTSIYPSILKSAVFNQDRFESFGLFEIGRTYDNSNRDKDGLPKEDRWLAFLSMGSIRTSGSSTKSEDERLNLQEQFITLRSHLENLLIGIGVRNYSWIEKSKVYFHPHASLMLIVDGVEIGEMGILHNRIADIKYLRKRPVMGRLDISALAKGISDSSKINFFVAPSLFPQGQLDISIVIDQSFATETYAELVKNSKIPELDEVWVHDEFRGGNLEVGKRSVTYRFALTPKDKTFTQERLKEISDQLLQIAKDNQFVIR encoded by the coding sequence TTGAAATTATCACTTGATTGGATTAAGGAATTCGTGGATCTAGAAGATCTAAGTCTTGAAGAAATAATTGTTAAGATCAATGCATCAATTTGCGAAACAGAAGAGGCAGTCGAATTTCTCCCTCATCTCGAATCAATCGTTCCAGTTAGAATAGAAGAAATCGCAGATCATCCACAAGCAGACAAACTTCGTATATTGCAAGTTAGTGATTCTAAATCAAAGATTCAGATTGTTACAGCTGCAACTAATGTATCTTTAGGTGATGTTGTCCCTCTAGCTTTACCGGGTACCTTATTGGGTGATAAGAAAATCATCGCATCAGAGCTCCGTGGTGTTATGAGTTCTGGGATGTTGTGCTCAGCAAAAGAGTTAGGAATCAGCGATGATGATTCTGGTGTATTGATACTGAATTCGGGAACTAATGCGTCAGTTGATTCAAGCAGCAGTAAATCATCCGATATAGCTCAGAAAAACGCTTCGCAAAAATTTGAGCTTGGAAAATCCATTCGTGAACAACTTGGATTTCAAGACATTATAATAGACATAGATAATAAATCCATTACACATCGTCCGGATCTATGGAGTCATTTTGGTTTTGCAAGAGAGATTGCGGCTCAATATGGAAGACCTCTCAAGTTCAATCCATTGGCTTGGAATGGTGAGTTGGATAAGAGTGTATTGCAAGATGAGAATGATCGCATAGCTGTCAATAAATCTGATACAGCTCATGCATACTTTGCTGTTCCCATTGGCAAAGTTAAAATTCAGGCGTCCATTACCAAATTTAGATCTCGCCTGATTAAATGTGGAATCAAATCTATATCCAATGTGGTAGATGTATCCAACTATTTAATGTTAGAATGTGGTCAGCCAACTCATTTTTTCGATAGAGCTAAATTATCCGATCGGGCAATTGATGTAAGCTTCGCAAAAGAAAACGAAAAATTTCTCTTATTGGATGAATCAGAACCAGTTTTAACTCCCGATGTTTTATTGATAAGGTCTGGTGGCAATCCTGTAGCTATTGCAGGTGTCATGGGTGGAATGGAATCTGCAGTATTTGAGAGCACTGAAGGTTTAGTGCTAGAATCGGCGGTGTTTAAACGAGAAGATGTTAGGCGATCAATTAAGAAAACAGGAATCCGATCAGACGCAGCGGTAAGATATGAAAAGGGTCTTGATAGTTTTACTTGTCTGCCGGTTATCAATCGAGCTATTCAACTATTGCGAGAGAATGGCAATCCAGATCTAGTAGTCGGAATTCCGCAAGGATTCAATAACACAGAAGAGAAGAAAGTTATCATCAACACAGATATTGGTTTCTTAAGAAGAAAACTAGGTAAAGACATTGAAACTAATGCTGTTCTTGATATTTTACATCGACTAGGATTCGAAGTTGAAATTTTAAAGGATGAGAAGATCTCTGTTGTTGTTCCAAGATACAGACATAATTATGATGTTACTTTACCAGAAGATTTGGTGGAAGAAATTGGACGAACCATTGGTTATGCGAATATTGCAACTGTTCCTCTTGCTCTCAATCTTGAGACACCGATCCCCAATCCAATTCGCGATCTAGAAAAAAGATTAAAAACAATTTTTGCATTAAATTTAGCATTTCATGAAGTCTTCAATTATAGTTTTGCTTCATTGGAAGATGCAAATTTCGAAATAGATAATCAGACACACGGAGAGTCGGCAAATCAAGCCTACGAAAATAAGCATATTGTAATGCTAGCGAATGAGATGCCAGCCGAACAATCTGTACTTAGGACATCGATCTACCCGTCCATTTTAAAGTCAGCTGTGTTCAATCAAGATCGCTTCGAAAGTTTTGGGCTGTTTGAGATTGGAAGAACATATGACAATAGCAATCGAGATAAAGACGGCTTGCCTAAGGAAGATCGCTGGCTTGCTTTTCTTTCGATGGGTAGCATAAGAACTTCTGGTTCAAGCACCAAATCTGAAGATGAGAGACTGAATCTCCAAGAACAATTTATTACACTAAGATCACATTTGGAGAATCTGTTAATCGGAATCGGTGTAAGAAATTATTCATGGATTGAAAAATCTAAAGTTTATTTTCATCCTCATGCTTCTTTGATGTTGATCGTTGATGGGGTTGAGATTGGAGAGATGGGAATCTTACACAATCGAATAGCGGATATTAAATATTTAAGAAAGCGTCCAGTTATGGGAAGACTGGATATCAGTGCTTTAGCGAAGGGTATATCCGATTCTTCAAAGATCAATTTTTTTGTCGCGCCATCACTTTTTCCGCAAGGTCAATTAGATATTTCCATTGTGATTGATCAATCATTTGCAACTGAAACCTATGCCGAACTTGTAAAAAACTCAAAAATTCCTGAATTAGACGAAGTATGGGTGCATGATGAATTCCGAGGTGGTAATTTAGAAGTGGGCAAAAGATCCGTGACTTACCGATTTGCCTTGACCCCTAAAGATAAAACATTTACCCAAGAAAGACTTAAAGAGATATCAGATCAACTTTTACAAATTGCAAAAGACAATCAATTTGTAATACGTTAA
- a CDS encoding patatin-like phospholipase family protein: MNLPTAKPNSRVLLVEGGGMKGAFAGGVLTSMNNLLPAQYFDLIVAVSSGACSAAYYATTPKPDPIRGEELLEIWRSELAGRRLIWILNPLRGRTLLDQNFLVDQLFRDKYPLSKENFEKQGLPEFRVAVYNLRKRRIDYIRANENNIFSLLKAATALPIATKGKHLVDGSLYCDAAIVNPLPLNHLIESGYKDITVVMNSPVLMQSTPLAGFTRFLSFPLDRKISRMMKKFHHFYFNQSRLISKKPPEGVKILTIAPREPLPLGLVTTKQRLLEESVEIGKAYGLEYAEKILASSKSTKSKNLPSDPKKKLANQKKVTRQKQSVSYKKIKTK, translated from the coding sequence ATGAATCTTCCTACAGCGAAACCAAACAGTCGAGTTCTGTTAGTTGAAGGTGGTGGAATGAAGGGCGCCTTCGCTGGCGGAGTTCTCACATCGATGAATAATCTATTGCCTGCTCAGTATTTTGACCTCATCGTAGCTGTCTCATCGGGTGCTTGCAGCGCAGCTTACTATGCTACAACTCCTAAACCTGATCCAATACGAGGGGAAGAACTTCTGGAAATATGGAGAAGCGAACTTGCAGGACGCAGATTGATCTGGATTCTAAATCCACTGCGTGGACGAACACTTCTTGATCAAAATTTTCTGGTAGATCAATTGTTCCGCGATAAGTATCCGTTATCAAAAGAAAATTTTGAGAAACAAGGGCTACCTGAATTTAGAGTTGCAGTTTACAATCTGAGAAAAAGAAGAATCGATTATATTCGTGCCAACGAAAATAATATATTTAGCTTACTCAAGGCTGCAACGGCATTGCCAATCGCAACCAAAGGCAAGCACCTAGTTGATGGTTCTCTTTATTGCGATGCAGCTATTGTAAATCCTCTTCCACTCAATCATCTGATTGAATCAGGCTACAAAGATATCACAGTTGTAATGAATTCTCCTGTACTAATGCAATCAACGCCTCTTGCTGGTTTTACTAGATTTCTTTCCTTTCCTCTAGATCGTAAAATTTCTAGGATGATGAAGAAATTTCATCATTTTTATTTCAACCAAAGTCGGTTAATATCGAAAAAGCCACCAGAAGGTGTCAAAATTCTAACAATTGCACCAAGAGAGCCGCTTCCTTTAGGTCTTGTAACAACCAAACAGAGATTACTCGAAGAATCTGTTGAAATTGGAAAAGCCTATGGATTAGAATATGCCGAAAAGATTCTTGCATCATCGAAATCTACAAAATCAAAAAATCTACCATCAGATCCAAAGAAAAAATTAGCGAATCAGAAAAAAGTTACCAGACAAAAGCAATCGGTATCATACAAAAAAATAAAAACAAAGTAA
- a CDS encoding Lp29 family lipoprotein: MINIISNRNRTFAIAIIVIFASILLPGCNIHFIRELPPIDQSITINKKIATVGFYPFRYTTSVSGQTKTTTALLNYNHPTTKLVQIGKRLDEYPARGLNTRVPPDKVKAFVLDYLTKVKRSGAQEIEKLVEIKGEGDKATFHLKNRDVDYYILGIHGPPFDEDGKIGNLGRLLLTGHLFLFTLGTSPIWTTKAADTDIKIYDKDLNLVAERNYKNRYNLLAAWWGNSEEGSLNEESSSFKPKLYEPDLVDFYNELPAILASKK; the protein is encoded by the coding sequence ATGATTAACATAATTTCAAACCGAAACCGTACATTTGCAATTGCTATTATAGTAATTTTCGCAAGTATCTTACTTCCAGGATGTAATATTCATTTCATCCGAGAATTACCACCGATTGATCAATCAATTACTATTAATAAGAAAATTGCAACTGTTGGATTCTATCCTTTCCGATACACAACTTCTGTTTCCGGACAAACAAAAACCACAACTGCATTGTTAAATTATAATCACCCAACAACTAAGCTTGTACAAATTGGGAAACGATTAGATGAATACCCAGCTCGCGGACTTAACACTCGAGTACCGCCAGACAAAGTTAAGGCTTTTGTTTTGGACTATTTAACGAAAGTTAAAAGATCTGGAGCGCAAGAAATAGAAAAATTGGTAGAAATCAAAGGTGAAGGGGATAAAGCTACATTTCATCTAAAGAATCGTGACGTTGATTATTATATTTTAGGAATTCATGGTCCGCCATTTGATGAAGATGGTAAAATTGGAAATCTAGGAAGACTTCTGCTAACTGGACATCTATTTTTATTTACACTAGGAACTTCTCCAATCTGGACTACGAAGGCCGCCGATACTGATATAAAAATTTACGATAAAGACTTAAACTTGGTAGCAGAGAGAAATTATAAAAACCGTTACAATTTACTCGCTGCTTGGTGGGGAAACTCAGAAGAAGGTTCTCTAAATGAAGAATCTTCTAGTTTTAAACCGAAACTTTACGAGCCGGATCTAGTAGATTTTTATAACGAACTACCAGCTATTCTTGCTTCAAAAAAATAA
- a CDS encoding RecQ family ATP-dependent DNA helicase, producing the protein MLEHTLQKYFGFDNFRPGQKDSIEALLEGKDVFTLLPTGAGKSLIYQFVSIMKEKGITVVISPLIALMKDQTDSLRAKGISAETCNSSQDELTQMKTLSLAVQGKIRLLFVSPERALSESFLRIFYKMDVNFLVVDEAHCVSQWGHDFRPEYRMLAKLRESHPKSNFPIAALTATATPKVGEDIVRSLGMKAALRIQQSFFRPNLRFRIEYPERASDKEEILLKYLEPWRSRNPKGRVIIYCATRAQVDDLYNNLNLRKFSVGKYHAGRTEGIRERTHNAYASGKVKILIATNAFGMGIDHPDVRMVLHYQVPASLESYYQEAGRAGRDGDRSECILFYHNADLAIQSFILSKEANRKKGDSLLGTIREFGKSEDCRQVFLCKYFGEDVKPCGICDNCEKNHLGRNAYLEREEKKETVRLKKRSHVFSEEEEKIVLDTVRTLDGKYGKTSVAAMLKGSRSKDVLRKKLERYPQYGTLSHIPESSIVRLLEDGLEKKLFAQKGDKYPKIYLASSPPTKRIKSQPSESVNRSVTTNTLILRQLKSFRDAQARKLRWKKFMVLQNPVLKRIAEDMPKDLDELASIKGMGDAKIDKFGEQILQILSKFQKE; encoded by the coding sequence ATGCTTGAACATACTCTTCAAAAATATTTTGGTTTTGATAATTTCCGTCCTGGTCAAAAAGATTCGATTGAGGCTCTATTAGAGGGTAAGGATGTCTTTACATTGCTTCCGACCGGAGCTGGTAAATCATTAATCTATCAATTTGTCTCAATCATGAAAGAAAAAGGGATAACAGTTGTTATCTCTCCATTGATTGCGCTCATGAAAGATCAGACAGATTCATTACGGGCAAAAGGAATATCCGCAGAGACTTGCAACTCAAGTCAAGACGAGCTGACTCAGATGAAAACTCTTAGCCTTGCTGTCCAAGGTAAAATCCGTTTGCTTTTTGTATCACCAGAGCGAGCTCTATCTGAGAGTTTTTTACGAATATTTTATAAAATGGATGTGAATTTTCTAGTAGTCGATGAGGCACATTGTGTTTCGCAATGGGGGCATGATTTTCGACCTGAATATAGAATGCTTGCGAAACTCCGGGAATCTCATCCTAAGTCCAATTTTCCCATAGCGGCATTGACAGCTACAGCCACACCGAAAGTCGGTGAAGACATCGTAAGGAGTCTTGGCATGAAGGCTGCTTTGAGAATTCAACAAAGTTTCTTTCGACCGAATCTTCGATTTCGTATTGAATATCCAGAACGAGCTTCAGATAAAGAAGAGATTCTCCTCAAATATTTGGAGCCTTGGAGATCGCGCAATCCGAAAGGAAGAGTCATCATTTACTGTGCGACAAGGGCGCAGGTGGACGATTTGTACAATAATCTAAATCTAAGAAAATTTTCCGTTGGTAAATACCATGCAGGTAGAACGGAAGGAATTCGCGAAAGGACGCATAACGCCTATGCTTCGGGGAAGGTAAAAATTTTGATAGCAACGAATGCATTCGGGATGGGTATCGATCATCCCGATGTGCGTATGGTGCTTCATTATCAAGTTCCAGCTTCTTTGGAATCTTATTATCAAGAAGCAGGACGTGCCGGTCGGGATGGTGACCGTTCAGAATGTATTCTATTCTATCATAATGCGGATCTCGCAATACAGAGTTTTATACTATCGAAGGAAGCGAATCGAAAAAAGGGAGATTCACTGCTAGGAACCATTCGTGAATTCGGTAAATCAGAAGATTGCAGGCAAGTTTTCTTATGTAAATACTTTGGTGAAGACGTGAAGCCGTGTGGAATATGCGATAATTGTGAAAAGAATCATCTAGGTAGAAATGCATATCTCGAAAGAGAAGAAAAAAAAGAAACAGTTCGTCTCAAGAAAAGATCACATGTCTTCAGTGAAGAAGAAGAAAAAATAGTTCTGGATACAGTTCGTACTTTGGACGGAAAATACGGCAAGACATCAGTTGCCGCCATGCTCAAAGGAAGTCGTTCAAAGGACGTTCTTAGGAAAAAATTAGAACGCTATCCTCAATATGGAACTCTATCACATATTCCTGAGTCTTCGATCGTTCGTCTTCTCGAAGATGGTTTAGAAAAAAAACTTTTTGCACAGAAAGGTGATAAATATCCAAAGATTTATTTAGCTTCGAGTCCACCTACAAAAAGAATCAAAAGCCAACCATCCGAATCAGTCAATCGTTCAGTAACAACGAATACATTGATTCTTCGTCAATTGAAATCTTTTCGAGATGCGCAAGCAAGAAAATTGCGTTGGAAAAAGTTCATGGTATTGCAAAATCCCGTCTTAAAAAGAATTGCAGAAGATATGCCAAAGGATCTGGATGAATTAGCATCAATTAAAGGAATGGGTGATGCAAAGATAGATAAGTTTGGAGAACAGATTCTCCAAATTTTGAGTAAATTCCAAAAAGAGTAA
- a CDS encoding gamma carbonic anhydrase family protein: MQIPKLTEPYVHNQATIIGDVSLGDSVSIWPGAVIRADMNRINIGSYVNIQDNSTLHTDSRSGIDIGEWTLVGHNAMIHGCKIGKGVLIGIGCVILDSAEIGDGAQITAGCIIRGGKKIPPRSLVVSNGGELKIYPNKAKPQMTIAGSIEYIFLADRMKRGEFGPFSEEEEKQFIEKANQIIAELKI, encoded by the coding sequence ATGCAAATTCCAAAATTAACCGAACCTTATGTACACAATCAAGCAACGATTATAGGTGATGTGAGTCTGGGTGATTCAGTTTCCATCTGGCCGGGAGCTGTTATTCGTGCCGATATGAATAGAATCAATATTGGAAGTTATGTGAATATTCAAGACAACTCAACTCTACATACTGATTCTAGATCCGGAATAGATATCGGAGAGTGGACGTTAGTTGGTCACAATGCAATGATTCATGGTTGCAAAATAGGGAAGGGAGTTTTGATCGGAATTGGTTGTGTAATTCTAGATTCAGCAGAGATTGGCGACGGAGCACAAATTACAGCTGGATGTATCATTCGAGGTGGCAAGAAAATTCCACCAAGATCTCTGGTCGTCTCAAATGGTGGTGAATTGAAGATCTATCCAAATAAAGCAAAACCTCAGATGACAATAGCTGGAAGCATTGAATATATTTTTCTTGCGGATAGAATGAAGAGAGGCGAGTTTGGTCCGTTCTCGGAAGAAGAAGAGAAACAATTTATTGAGAAAGCCAACCAAATCATTGCTGAATTAAAAATCTAG